The Pleomorphomonas sp. T1.2MG-36 DNA segment TTGCCGTATTCGCGGGCCGCTGCCGCGCCATCGAGGCCCTTGACGGACGACAGGCGCATCGTATCCCGGACGATATTCGCCACGCTTTCGATGTCGCGCAGCGTCAGATTGAAGCCTTGGGCGCCGATCGGCGGGAAGCCATGCGCCGCTTCTCCCACCAGAACGACGCGGCCGGACGCCAGCCGTCGCGCCTGGAAGCCGGAGATCGGCCAGCGTTGACGGGGGCTTGCCACCGAGACCACACCCAGGGCGGAACCGGATCTGCGTTCGATGTCCAAGGCAAGCGCGGCATCGTCGAGGCCGGCGGCATGCGCGATCACTTCGGGCCGATCCATCCAGACAAGCGAAGAACGCCCCGGCCCGTGCGGAACCAGGGTGAACGGGCCGGCCTCCGTATGGAACTCGACCGAGGTGTCATGGTGCGGCTGGCTGTGCGAGAGCGCCAACACCAGCGCCTCCTGAGGGTAGCTCCAGGACTTCACGTCGATGCCGGCGGCCTTGCGCAGAGCGGAGTTGCGGCCATCGGCGGCAACGACCAACGAGGCAGCGACGGTCTCGCCCGACGAAAGCCCCAGGAGAGCGACCTCCCCTCCCTGATCAAGCGTCTGGAACAGCGCCTCGAACCGAACGATGCGATCGGCCCGCGCTGCCACTGCGTCCGACAGAGCCGCGACCAATGGGCCGTTGGCAACATTGTAACCAAATAGGTCTCGACCGATCTCCCGAGCCTCGAACGTCACGTCGGGTGCCCGGAACAGGCGAGCCGAAGCATCGACGAGACGCATTCGCCTGAGCGGAGCGGCAACCGCGCCGAGGTCACGCCAGACACCATGCCGTTCGAGAAACTCGACAGAGCCGCCCAACAGCGCCGTGGTGCGCCAGTCGTCGACGCCCGGGCGCGGCGCGATCAGCGCCACGCGCGCGCCGGCATCGGCAACCGCCGCGGCGGCGGCGAGCCCTGCCGGCCCTCCCCCCACCACGGCCACGTCGAATTGCTGCGGTGCCTCGCTCATGCCTTGCTCCAAAAAACCGGAGCCCTATGTGGCCACACCGAGCACGTTTGACAAGGCCACTCCGCCGAGCGCGCCGCGCCCTTCGAACAAGGCGGCGTGACGGCGGAACAATGCGGTCATGCGATCGACCACCGCGCGGATCTCGGGCCGGTGCCGGTCCTCGTTGTTCATGACCAGCCAGCTCTTGTGTCGAAGCTCTTCGATCTCTCCGCCGACCCGGCGAAGATCCGGATCAGCGTCGCCGACAAAGCAAGGCAACACCCCCACGCCAGCACCGGACAGGATCGAATTGCGAAGCCCCTCGGCTCGGCTGACCGTGGCGATCAGGTTGTTCGGCCACTTCTCATGCGGATAGCGCAAATAGCAGGAGACGGCCGCTTCCTCCGACACCGCGATCCAGCGATCGGCGCCGTCCTCCGGCATGTCGAGCGCAGCGTAAACGGCATAGGCAACCTCCGGCAGGCGCACGGCGGCAAGGTTGCTCTCCTCCGGCTCGAAGGCGCGAATGCCGATATCGGCGCTGCGGTGAGCGAGCGACGCCCTCTCCTCGCCGATGCCGAGGTCGATGCCGTGCCGGTCGCCCGGCTGGACGAGCACACCGAGATTGCGGGCCAGAAAGCGGGCGCACCAGCTACCGGCGCAGATGCGCACGCGCACGGCGCCGCACAGGCCGGCGTTCCAGATTTCCACTTCGCGGCCCGCCGCTTCCATGCCGACGAGATGATCGAGCAGCGCCTGCCCCCCGCCCGTCAGCGAATAGCCGGCCTGACTGCGGAGGAACAGCCCGCACTCCATTTGCCGCTCCAACTCCAGCATGCGCCGGCCGATGGTGGCACTGGAAAGGCCTATGCGCTCCGCCGCTGCGCTGAGGCTGCCGCTGCGGGCGACGGCAAGGAAGATTTGGTAGGAGTCCCAGGGGATGTGTTTCATTTCTGCATGCCAAGTTGCAATCTTGAAGGATTGAACCGATTCATCGGTCGCCGTATCTAGATGGTGAAACAAGGGAGAAATGCCATGACCCCTGACCAATACGTCCATCTTTTCATGCAGCCCAAGCCGAAGAGAAGGTCATTTCCAGACCAAAGTCAATATGACTACGAACTGGACCTGATCGACCCCTGCCAGAGAACCAGCATCGTCAAGCGGACGGTTCGCTATATTATCGGACTAATGCACTAGAGCCGCCAACTTGCCGTGAAAACTCTAAAAATGCGCCGCGTTGGCCAAACACGGCGATAGAAACTGCAAAAGGCGTCGACCCCGGTCGGCGCCTTTCCCGATTTGCCACGAAGCTCCTCCGGGCGGGCGGGAACTTGAGCTTCCTATGCCCTGGGACCGCATGAACTGGACTCGGACTTGCCATGACGCCACCATTCGCGCCGTCGTGTCCAGCCCGCCCCGGCGTCGATTTCTCGCGCGGGGTATGCGAAGGTATTCAGGCATCTCCGCGCCCGCCCAACAACCGCCCGCCCAGCGCCAAGTTCCGCGCGACGTCCTGGTCTTCGATGAAAAGCTTGATCTGGTCGCACGCGCCCTGCCCGGCGCGCACAACTGGGTTAAGCGGGCCTCTGGATACTCTCCAGCCGGACACATCGCCACGTCCCTGCCGCTGATCGACGCGAAAGGGCTCTCGCAGATGGAGATGGACATCCCCGTCTGCCCCGTTCATCCACTCAGGCCAGCCCGCGGTTACCGCGAGTTGCGGATGACCTGAACGTCGAGA contains these protein-coding regions:
- a CDS encoding LysR family transcriptional regulator; the protein is MKHIPWDSYQIFLAVARSGSLSAAAERIGLSSATIGRRMLELERQMECGLFLRSQAGYSLTGGGQALLDHLVGMEAAGREVEIWNAGLCGAVRVRICAGSWCARFLARNLGVLVQPGDRHGIDLGIGEERASLAHRSADIGIRAFEPEESNLAAVRLPEVAYAVYAALDMPEDGADRWIAVSEEAAVSCYLRYPHEKWPNNLIATVSRAEGLRNSILSGAGVGVLPCFVGDADPDLRRVGGEIEELRHKSWLVMNNEDRHRPEIRAVVDRMTALFRRHAALFEGRGALGGVALSNVLGVAT
- a CDS encoding UbiH/UbiF family hydroxylase, whose protein sequence is MSEAPQQFDVAVVGGGPAGLAAAAAVADAGARVALIAPRPGVDDWRTTALLGGSVEFLERHGVWRDLGAVAAPLRRMRLVDASARLFRAPDVTFEAREIGRDLFGYNVANGPLVAALSDAVAARADRIVRFEALFQTLDQGGEVALLGLSSGETVAASLVVAADGRNSALRKAAGIDVKSWSYPQEALVLALSHSQPHHDTSVEFHTEAGPFTLVPHGPGRSSLVWMDRPEVIAHAAGLDDAALALDIERRSGSALGVVSVASPRQRWPISGFQARRLASGRVVLVGEAAHGFPPIGAQGFNLTLRDIESVANIVRDTMRLSSVKGLDGAAAAREYGKARRLDVSGRVTGVDLLNRSLLSGFLPMQLARATGLLLAREVGPFRRILMRAGLGAR